The nucleotide window TCTATAAATGTCTGCCATTTCCATCGCCTGTCTGCTTTCTATAACAGCGTCATCAAGTATGTCTTGATCGTCATCATAATGTTTTACAATTGAGCTTGCCAATATTTTTTCTAAAACAGCGTGATTGGATTTTATAGAAGTTGAAAAATAAACCAAAGACTTTTCAAGTTCAAGAAGCTGAAAAAGCTCTTTGTTTTTCATTGATTTGTGCAATTGAAGCTGAATACGATTGCTTGCCTTGTCTATCTGTCTTAGATAATGCAAGAATTTAATCGAGTTGTTATACAAAATCTGATACAAAAAGCGTGTAGGCTTGTTAATATCAAAGTTTTTTACAAGACCTTGAATAAAATCATTGATTACAGAGGTGTTTTTTAGACAGACAGTGACAAAATAATTGTCTGTTATTATAATGCCCAATGGCAAGGTACTGTATATATATGTTTCGCTTTCAGCGGATTCACTCATAATTGGGATGTCCACCAAGATCAACTTGCCTTCATCTTCAATCTCAATGTGAGCTCTTTCTTCTTCATCTAGTGCGGCCTTAATCATTTGCGCTGGAATTTTTGTAGATGAAGAGATGTTTTCTATTTCAAAATCACTTGGATTTTCCATATGAATCCAGCAATTTTGTTCGGGTGCAAGGATTTTGTGGGCATTTTTCTCGCCTACAGGGGTCTTAAACATTTTGACCATAAAGCCACCTCCTAAAATAAAAAATGTGCGGCAAAATTTAACCGCACAAAATCTTTTATTTTGGGCGGTTATGCCTATATGTTGTTATTGTTTCTCCCGCTAGGGTCGTCCATAAGATTATTTCTCCTATATGGCTATTATAGCATTTAATTTTACAATAAACAACTCATAAGTTGTCGAAAGAATTGTCAATTTTTTTTAGCGCATTCAAAAATTTGTTCATCTGCTCGTCAGTGCTTATCGTTACTCTCAGATAGTTTTGAATTTTGGGCAAATTAAAATGTCTAACCAATATTTTTTGGTCTTTTAGTTTTTGATATATGCTTTTTGCGTCCCAGCCTTGTCGTGTCATAAAGATAAAATTGGTTTTGGATTGCAGTACATTATAGCCTAGTTTGATAAGTTCATTTATAACACGAGTTCGTGTTGATTTTACCTTGTTTATGGTTTGATTGAAATATTTTATGTCACTTACTGCAGCTATCGCGGCAGCCTGAGTAAGCCTGTTGACTGAATAGCTGTTAAAGCAATCCCTTATTTTTTCTAGTCCTTTGATTAATTCCGTACTGCCCATTGCAAAGCCGCATCTTATGCCTGCCAAAGACCAACTTTTGGAAAAAGTTCGTATAACTAAAACATTTTGATATTTTGACACCAAATCCAAACAGTTATAAGTTCCAAAGTCGACATAAGCTTCGTCAATAATTATAACTTTGTCTAAATTGTGAATTACTATGTTTTCTATATCTTGGCATGAAAGCTCCAATGTTGTGGGCGCGTTAGGATTTGCGATAATTATTCCTTGGCAGTTTTGAAGATTGTAATAATCTTTGATATTAATAGTAAAGTCATCGTTTTGCTGAATTGTGCGGTAATTGATGTCATATAGTTCTGCCCAAACAGGATAAAAGCTGTATGTAACTTCGGGGAAAACAATGTCTTTTTCGTGCTTATTGAAAAAAGCCAAGAATGCAAACCCCAATACTTCATCGCTTCCGTTACCTATAAAAATATTATCCTGCGGTATATTGTAGAGCTTGCTTAGTTCCAGCCTCAAATTATCGGCTCTTGGGCTTGGATAAAAATTCAGCTTAGATGAACTTTTTATAGCTTTTAAAACTTTTTTTGAGGGAGGATAAGGATTTTCGTTGGAATTTAGCTTGATATAGCCTTCGTTGAGCTGTTCTCCCGCTGTGTATTCCTTGATTTGTTGTGCCTTTTTACTCAAAAGCATAATCTGTTCCTGCCTTAATTTTTTCTCATTAAACATAATATGCCCTTTCGCTATGAAAGGGCATATCAACATTATTTACTTAATGATTATTTAATTTTATTTTTGAGCAGCTTTTACAAGTCGTTGATATCTCTTTTCATAAAGCGTAATCTGATCTTCCCAGTCTCTATTGAGTTGTGTCAATATCTCATTTTGATAGTTGGTAAATGCGTCAGATTTTTTCTTATCAAGGAGTTCTTTTTTAAGCGCTTCATAATAAGTGGTATCATGTAAGCCGTCTTCAAATACACTGGTATATTCACCCAATTCTCTTGTGCCTGACTCAACGATAGAAGAAAGCATCAATACATGAACGCCATAATCTGAAACAGTTTCTTTTATTGCTCCTAAAACGCCTTGTTCGTAAAGATCAAAAGCAGTTTCTTCAAATTCGGCTACATAGCCGGAATTTCCTTTATTATCAGGATCATATTGCATGCCGTAACCCTTAACATTGTTAAAACTACCAGGATCAGTATTA belongs to Clostridia bacterium and includes:
- a CDS encoding magnesium transporter CorA family protein; the protein is MVKMFKTPVGEKNAHKILAPEQNCWIHMENPSDFEIENISSSTKIPAQMIKAALDEEERAHIEIEDEGKLILVDIPIMSESAESETYIYSTLPLGIIITDNYFVTVCLKNTSVINDFIQGLVKNFDINKPTRFLYQILYNNSIKFLHYLRQIDKASNRIQLQLHKSMKNKELFQLLELEKSLVYFSTSIKSNHAVLEKILASSIVKHYDDDQDILDDAVIESRQAMEMADIYRDVLSGTMDAFASVISNNQNKVMKLLTALTIVLTIPNLIASFFGMNTIIPFQNNRFGFWIIAGIAGIFSGIAALIMYRKKMF
- the hisC gene encoding histidinol-phosphate transaminase → MFNEKKLRQEQIMLLSKKAQQIKEYTAGEQLNEGYIKLNSNENPYPPSKKVLKAIKSSSKLNFYPSPRADNLRLELSKLYNIPQDNIFIGNGSDEVLGFAFLAFFNKHEKDIVFPEVTYSFYPVWAELYDINYRTIQQNDDFTINIKDYYNLQNCQGIIIANPNAPTTLELSCQDIENIVIHNLDKVIIIDEAYVDFGTYNCLDLVSKYQNVLVIRTFSKSWSLAGIRCGFAMGSTELIKGLEKIRDCFNSYSVNRLTQAAAIAAVSDIKYFNQTINKVKSTRTRVINELIKLGYNVLQSKTNFIFMTRQGWDAKSIYQKLKDQKILVRHFNLPKIQNYLRVTISTDEQMNKFLNALKKIDNSFDNL